The following proteins are co-located in the candidate division KSB1 bacterium genome:
- a CDS encoding RNA polymerase sigma factor: protein MNDSKLRKELEQLHQQSYGWALTCCYQNSNEAQDVLQTVYLNILVGKAKFKEFSTFKTWLFAVIKKTAVNHHRKRKVRNLLNIQFQQKKIGRHVEQEIEEKIDRYQLKLYLHNLLNQLPLRQQEVLQMVFYHDLTIKEAATIMSVSIGSARIHYERGKKKLGALLKKSQVFYEIKS, encoded by the coding sequence ATGAATGATTCAAAATTAAGGAAAGAATTGGAACAGCTTCATCAACAAAGTTATGGTTGGGCATTAACTTGCTGTTACCAAAACTCCAATGAAGCTCAAGATGTTTTGCAAACAGTTTACTTAAATATTCTAGTCGGAAAGGCAAAATTTAAAGAATTTTCAACCTTCAAAACTTGGTTGTTTGCGGTTATAAAAAAAACAGCTGTAAACCATCATCGCAAAAGGAAAGTACGAAATTTACTAAATATTCAATTTCAGCAAAAGAAAATTGGTAGGCATGTTGAACAGGAGATAGAAGAGAAGATTGATAGATATCAATTAAAATTGTATTTGCACAACCTACTCAACCAATTACCCCTAAGGCAACAAGAGGTTTTACAGATGGTGTTTTATCACGATTTGACAATTAAAGAAGCAGCGACAATTATGAGTGTTTCAATCGGTTCAGCCCGTATTCATTACGAGAGGGGTAAGAAGAAATTAGGTGCGTTATTAAAAAAATCACAGGTGTTTTATGAAATCAAATCATGA